The following proteins are encoded in a genomic region of Fundidesulfovibrio soli:
- the cysS gene encoding cysteine--tRNA ligase produces MQLYNTLTRSKQTFTPVHEGRVSMYVCGITAYDYCHIGHARSAVVFDVMVRYLRSTGLDVRFARNFTDVDDKIIKRAQQEGTTSEAVSEKYIAAFYEDMDRLGILRADMEPRATKYIGEMIKLAQHLIETGYAYATPSGDVYFSVRAFKPYGKLSGRNLEELQAGARVAPGEEKKDPLDFALWKAAKPGEPTWDSPWGPGRPGWHLECSAMSEDLLGLPLDIHGGGQDLVFPHHENEIAQTEAASGKEFSNYWVHNGFVQINSEKMSKSLGNFITIRDIFGYCLPEVLRFFLISSHYRSPLDYSTEALDEAEKGIKRIYSALAQIEETLAGTKWSGAAAPAELVQECANLRAGFSQAMEDDLNTAAAIGHVFGMVRLAGRVMEDKALRKSQGGKELLESIRSNFKEYSNILGVFGSDPAGFLLELRDSKAGRKGIRGEAVEALLAARKQARADKNFAESDRIRDELAAMGVEVKDTPAGAVWDVA; encoded by the coding sequence ATGCAGCTCTACAACACCCTGACGCGCTCCAAGCAGACCTTCACCCCCGTGCACGAAGGCCGGGTCTCCATGTATGTCTGCGGCATCACCGCCTACGACTACTGCCACATCGGCCACGCCCGCTCGGCCGTGGTCTTCGACGTGATGGTCCGCTACCTGCGCTCCACGGGCCTGGACGTGCGCTTCGCCCGCAACTTCACCGACGTCGACGACAAGATCATCAAGCGCGCCCAACAGGAGGGGACGACTTCCGAAGCCGTGTCGGAGAAGTACATCGCCGCCTTCTACGAGGACATGGACCGCCTGGGCATCCTCCGGGCCGACATGGAACCCCGCGCCACCAAATACATCGGCGAGATGATCAAGCTGGCCCAGCACCTCATCGAGACGGGCTACGCCTACGCCACACCCTCCGGCGACGTGTACTTCAGCGTGCGGGCCTTCAAGCCCTACGGCAAGCTCTCCGGGCGCAACCTGGAGGAGCTGCAGGCGGGCGCCCGCGTTGCCCCAGGCGAGGAGAAGAAGGATCCTCTGGATTTCGCTCTCTGGAAGGCCGCCAAGCCCGGCGAGCCCACCTGGGACAGCCCCTGGGGCCCCGGCCGCCCCGGCTGGCACCTGGAATGCTCGGCCATGAGCGAGGACCTGCTCGGCCTGCCCCTGGACATCCACGGCGGCGGGCAGGACCTGGTCTTCCCCCACCACGAGAACGAGATCGCCCAGACCGAGGCCGCCTCGGGCAAGGAGTTCTCCAACTACTGGGTGCACAACGGCTTCGTGCAGATCAACTCCGAGAAGATGTCCAAATCGCTGGGCAACTTCATCACCATCCGCGACATCTTCGGCTACTGCCTGCCCGAGGTGCTGCGCTTCTTCCTGATCTCCTCGCACTACCGCTCACCGCTGGACTACTCCACCGAGGCCCTGGACGAGGCCGAAAAGGGCATCAAGCGCATCTACTCCGCCCTGGCCCAGATCGAGGAGACCCTGGCCGGGACCAAGTGGTCCGGCGCGGCCGCCCCGGCGGAGCTGGTCCAGGAATGCGCCAACCTGCGCGCCGGGTTCAGCCAGGCCATGGAGGACGACCTGAACACCGCCGCCGCCATCGGCCACGTGTTCGGCATGGTGCGCCTGGCCGGGCGCGTCATGGAGGACAAGGCCCTGCGCAAGAGCCAGGGCGGCAAGGAGCTGCTGGAGTCCATCCGCTCGAACTTCAAGGAATACTCGAATATTCTTGGAGTGTTCGGCAGCGATCCCGCAGGGTTCCTGCTTGAGCTGCGTGACAGCAAGGCCGGACGCAAGGGCATCAGGGGTGAAGCTGTGGAAGCCCTGCTGGCCGCCCGCAAGCAGGCCCGCGCCGACAAGAACTTCGCCGAGTCCGACCGCATCCGCGACGAACTGGCCGCCATGGGCGTGGAGGTCAAGGACACCCCGGCCGGGGCCGTCTGGGACGTGGCCTAG
- a CDS encoding Rossmann fold nucleotide-binding protein, which translates to MNQAPFVTGDGQLVEASVIHFNQELSAPQLFGVMRLSHVSDSLRGLVRDIAERAKAQSRPLQDFLDLSGRSGHSRIGIDIHLAEGDPHISDTGKYIEMPVVVTALNAHLAESLSDLKILTQRSPVDIGRLFVPMGPHLSRDQVLAALDQEELLLPEVHDIGPDGLIEIPLDNVRYILSQRLISIPHNFAEMIIRGKHGLAMFQQPAPSGLPEAIGPKEFLVSALRISLGPYMAFISRELSNPAVFHLASRLLDGVRTTGIATMRQAEIFNRGEEPVPCRDLRLRIKLYPAEERVAAISKRVLKPGKATAILARGVDFAEITDMFNPSACEALFDEISAAPGRGGLYGRIMMPGRIVNIAWEQEDGRWIPEFQWRLVYECARGNVPEAVLAEDEIPKRFRTFLQDLKYVGGEQSLSKVFVADALPPVDTLRVLKRSGVGVVLIKSITMRAGRNGARPEYYLDQSSYEEIARLWREGMRFYMIFECSDGCHVREFKNGFWVSAEGKDRMDRIHTTFAFFGSVVDELKPVLMPQLEDFFTALAADQRLGDGLAVAHGSGPGVMKAVDDAAARHGIYRIGVGIDGERIGQETNFSPEAVVQFVNIALNTRQDILDRRSIFKVFNIGGYGTCYEINMALTFMKIGHCLPAPYVFVDPIGLDGQGGHLWQRAIEQFQVLSSAHTVGGLDIPPLGPMWVVNCCHLVRSYPEALQVITGFLDDPAAYWRKAGIDIAKAAAARDNLARAGVVIPPYIEGALSDYLMQK; encoded by the coding sequence ATGAATCAGGCCCCATTCGTCACCGGCGACGGCCAGTTGGTGGAAGCCAGCGTCATCCACTTCAACCAGGAGCTTTCCGCCCCCCAGTTGTTCGGCGTCATGCGCCTCAGCCACGTCAGCGACTCCCTGCGCGGCCTGGTGCGCGACATCGCCGAGCGGGCCAAGGCCCAGTCCCGCCCGCTGCAGGACTTCCTGGACCTGAGCGGGCGCAGCGGCCACTCCCGCATCGGCATCGACATCCACCTGGCCGAAGGCGACCCCCACATCTCGGACACGGGCAAGTACATCGAGATGCCCGTGGTGGTCACGGCCCTGAACGCCCACCTGGCCGAGTCCCTCTCCGACCTCAAGATACTCACCCAGCGCTCCCCGGTGGACATCGGCAGGCTCTTCGTGCCCATGGGGCCGCACCTCAGCCGCGACCAGGTGCTCGCAGCCCTGGATCAGGAGGAGCTGCTGCTGCCCGAGGTCCACGACATCGGCCCGGACGGGTTGATCGAGATACCGCTGGACAATGTGCGCTACATCCTCTCCCAGCGGCTGATCTCCATTCCGCACAACTTCGCGGAGATGATCATCAGGGGCAAGCACGGCCTGGCCATGTTCCAGCAGCCCGCGCCCTCGGGCCTGCCGGAGGCCATCGGCCCCAAGGAGTTCTTGGTCAGCGCCCTGCGCATCTCGCTCGGGCCGTACATGGCCTTCATCTCGCGCGAGCTCTCCAACCCGGCGGTGTTCCACCTGGCCTCGCGCCTGCTGGACGGCGTGCGCACCACGGGCATCGCCACCATGCGCCAGGCGGAGATCTTCAACCGGGGGGAGGAGCCCGTGCCCTGCCGGGACCTGCGGCTGCGCATCAAGCTCTACCCGGCGGAGGAGCGCGTCGCGGCCATCTCCAAGCGGGTGCTCAAGCCGGGCAAGGCCACGGCCATCCTGGCCCGGGGCGTGGATTTCGCCGAGATCACCGACATGTTCAACCCATCGGCCTGCGAGGCGCTCTTCGATGAGATCTCCGCCGCGCCGGGCCGGGGAGGGCTCTACGGGCGCATCATGATGCCCGGGCGCATCGTGAACATCGCCTGGGAGCAGGAGGACGGCCGCTGGATACCCGAGTTCCAGTGGCGCCTTGTCTACGAGTGCGCCCGGGGCAACGTGCCCGAGGCCGTGCTGGCCGAGGACGAGATACCCAAGCGCTTCCGCACCTTCCTGCAGGACCTCAAGTACGTTGGCGGGGAGCAGAGCCTCTCCAAGGTGTTCGTGGCCGACGCCCTGCCGCCGGTGGACACCCTGCGCGTGCTCAAGCGCAGCGGCGTGGGAGTGGTGCTCATCAAGAGCATCACCATGCGCGCGGGACGCAACGGGGCCAGGCCCGAATACTATCTGGACCAGTCCTCCTACGAGGAGATCGCCCGCCTCTGGCGCGAGGGCATGCGCTTCTACATGATCTTCGAGTGTTCGGACGGTTGCCACGTGCGCGAGTTCAAGAACGGCTTCTGGGTCAGCGCCGAAGGCAAGGACCGCATGGACCGCATCCACACCACCTTCGCTTTCTTCGGCTCCGTGGTGGACGAGCTCAAGCCGGTGCTGATGCCTCAGTTGGAGGACTTTTTCACCGCCCTGGCAGCGGACCAGCGCCTGGGCGACGGCTTGGCCGTGGCCCACGGCAGCGGCCCGGGCGTGATGAAGGCGGTGGACGACGCGGCGGCCCGCCACGGCATCTACCGCATCGGGGTGGGCATCGACGGCGAGAGGATCGGGCAGGAGACCAACTTCTCCCCCGAGGCGGTGGTCCAGTTCGTGAACATCGCCCTGAACACCCGGCAGGACATCCTGGACCGGCGCTCCATCTTCAAGGTGTTCAACATCGGCGGCTACGGCACCTGCTACGAGATCAACATGGCGCTCACGTTCATGAAGATCGGGCACTGCCTGCCCGCGCCCTACGTGTTCGTGGACCCCATCGGCCTGGACGGGCAGGGCGGACACCTGTGGCAACGAGCCATCGAGCAGTTCCAGGTGCTCTCCAGCGCGCACACCGTGGGCGGGCTGGACATCCCACCCCTGGGGCCCATGTGGGTGGTGAACTGCTGCCACCTGGTGCGCTCCTACCCGGAGGCGCTGCAGGTCATCACGGGCTTCCTGGACGACCCGGCGGCCTACTGGCGCAAGGCGGGCATCGACATCGCCAAGGCCGCTGCAGCGCGCGACAACCTGGCCAGGGCCGGGGTGGTCATTCCGCCCTACATCGAGGGGGCCTTGAGCGACTATCTGATGCAGAAATAG
- a CDS encoding TetR/AcrR family transcriptional regulator, translating into MTQSALKRPPGRPRSDAARKAILDAANSLLEESGYAKLSMEGIAARAGVSKATIYRWWPTKGAVAMEAFLGAISPRIAFPHTESAIADVTTQMRSLVRAYLGVDGRVVCELIALGQSEPETLASFVDGYLKPRRNAAKDALLRGVKSGEIRPDLDMDMLVDALYGPIFNRLLVRHLPLDEDYAEGVARIVFSGAGASAPASR; encoded by the coding sequence ATGACCCAGTCCGCTCTCAAACGCCCGCCCGGCAGGCCCCGCAGCGACGCCGCGAGGAAAGCCATCCTCGACGCCGCCAACAGCCTCCTGGAGGAGTCCGGCTACGCGAAGCTCTCCATGGAGGGCATCGCCGCCCGCGCCGGCGTGAGCAAGGCCACCATCTACCGCTGGTGGCCCACCAAGGGCGCGGTGGCCATGGAGGCCTTCCTCGGGGCCATCTCGCCGCGCATCGCGTTCCCGCACACCGAATCCGCCATCGCGGACGTCACCACGCAGATGCGCTCCCTGGTCCGCGCCTACCTGGGCGTGGACGGGCGCGTGGTCTGCGAGCTGATCGCCCTGGGCCAGTCCGAACCTGAGACCCTGGCCTCGTTCGTGGACGGCTACCTCAAGCCACGCCGCAACGCCGCCAAGGACGCGCTCCTGCGCGGGGTGAAGTCCGGTGAGATCCGGCCGGACCTGGACATGGACATGCTCGTGGACGCCCTCTACGGCCCCATCTTCAACAGGCTGCTGGTGCGCCACCTGCCGCTGGACGAGGATTACGCCGAAGGGGTGGCCCGCATCGTGTTCTCCGGAGCTGGCGCCAGCGCGCCCGCCTCTCGCTGA
- a CDS encoding NAD(P)/FAD-dependent oxidoreductase yields the protein MENTQCLIIGAGPAGLSAGIYLARAGIRTLLIGCDPKVAGDYEIANYFGFEESISGRDLVDKGRRQAIGFGADLRCERVLGVHHGDFGGFKVKTDNNEYQADALILATGVSRSRPPIPGIADYEGKGVSYCVSCDGYFYKGRPVVVAGEGVFAANQALELLNYTKDVRVCTLGKKPTMDEEFLKRLQDAGIEIIEQGITAIGGSPAMDSLTLADGTVLKADGLFIALGEASSTDFAYTLGVTRVGNFIEVDREMKTNIPGVFAAGDCTGGFLQIAVAVGEGATAAKAASSWVKSLKK from the coding sequence ATGGAAAACACACAGTGCCTCATCATCGGCGCGGGCCCCGCGGGCCTCTCCGCCGGCATCTACCTGGCCAGGGCGGGCATCCGCACCCTGCTGATCGGCTGCGACCCCAAGGTGGCGGGCGATTACGAGATTGCCAACTACTTCGGCTTCGAAGAGTCCATCTCCGGCCGCGACCTCGTGGACAAGGGACGCCGCCAGGCCATCGGCTTCGGCGCGGACCTGCGCTGCGAGCGGGTTCTGGGCGTGCACCACGGCGACTTCGGCGGCTTCAAGGTCAAGACGGACAACAACGAATACCAGGCCGACGCGCTCATCCTGGCCACGGGCGTCTCCCGCTCCAGGCCGCCCATCCCCGGCATCGCGGACTACGAGGGCAAGGGCGTCTCCTACTGCGTGTCCTGCGACGGCTACTTCTACAAGGGCAGGCCCGTGGTTGTGGCCGGCGAGGGCGTGTTCGCGGCCAACCAGGCCCTGGAACTGCTCAATTACACCAAGGACGTGCGCGTCTGCACCCTGGGCAAAAAGCCCACCATGGACGAAGAGTTCCTGAAGCGCCTGCAGGACGCCGGCATCGAGATCATCGAGCAGGGCATCACGGCCATCGGCGGCAGCCCGGCCATGGACAGCCTGACCCTGGCCGACGGCACCGTCCTCAAGGCCGACGGCCTGTTCATCGCCCTGGGCGAGGCATCCTCCACGGATTTCGCCTACACACTGGGCGTGACGCGCGTCGGGAATTTCATCGAGGTGGACCGCGAGATGAAGACCAACATCCCGGGTGTGTTCGCCGCGGGCGACTGCACGGGCGGCTTCCTGCAGATCGCGGTAGCCGTGGGCGAAGGCGCCACCGCCGCCAAGGCCGCCAGCAGCTGGGTCAAATCCCTGAAAAAATAG
- a CDS encoding aldehyde ferredoxin oxidoreductase family protein: protein MFGFYGRILTVDLGSRTYSIDAPEQGLLESLLGGKGLGTALLASRNPAGADPLGPDNRLIFATGPFCGGPIWGGSRYGVFTKSPLTGFYAESYSGGKVPEAIDQTGFDAIVIEGASERPVALSIHPEGCAFHEADHMWGLETYDAERAARSALGVGKPGFGAPGAVVIGPAGERLVRYAIIANDFWRCAGRAGVGAVMGSKRLKAVVFQGDRKRELADPKGARAYAAAFAKAGKENKGVKAYKAYGTTMMVALMNTAGAFPAKYWSQGTCDHWPRISGETFHKEHEVTPHACLKCFMACGRMAKLVKGRHQGLVLEGPEYETIYAFGGLCMIEEMDEIVWLNDLCDRLGMDTISAGNLCALAIEACRRGKLNLGLDYGDFEGVGRLIHEIAERRGVGELMAEGIVPTAEEWGLSDLAIHVKGMEPPGYDPRVLKGMGLAYGTSPRGACHLRTTFYKPELAGFIPPDAIEGKAEMLTDYEDRLTIFDTLVLCRFYRDMYTWEELEKAVGLVTGLDASKGELRRKAARVLNLTREFNLREGLTIKDDRLPGRLHREALPDGRTLTEAEMERLLGDYYRLRGWRPDGTLP from the coding sequence ATGTTCGGATTCTACGGCAGGATACTCACGGTGGATCTCGGCAGCAGGACCTACTCCATCGACGCGCCCGAACAGGGGCTGCTGGAGTCCCTGCTTGGGGGCAAGGGGCTGGGCACGGCCCTGCTCGCCTCGCGCAACCCCGCCGGCGCGGACCCCCTGGGTCCGGACAACCGCCTGATCTTCGCCACAGGGCCTTTCTGCGGCGGCCCAATCTGGGGCGGAAGCCGCTACGGCGTGTTCACCAAGTCGCCCCTGACCGGGTTCTACGCCGAATCCTATTCGGGCGGCAAAGTCCCCGAAGCCATCGACCAGACGGGTTTCGACGCCATCGTCATCGAGGGCGCCTCGGAACGGCCCGTGGCCCTGTCCATCCACCCTGAAGGGTGCGCCTTCCACGAGGCGGACCACATGTGGGGCCTGGAGACCTACGACGCCGAACGCGCCGCCCGCTCCGCCCTGGGCGTGGGCAAGCCCGGTTTCGGCGCGCCCGGGGCCGTGGTCATCGGCCCGGCCGGGGAGCGCCTGGTGCGCTACGCCATCATCGCCAACGACTTCTGGCGCTGCGCGGGCAGGGCCGGGGTGGGGGCGGTCATGGGCTCCAAGCGGCTCAAGGCGGTTGTCTTCCAGGGCGACCGCAAGCGGGAGCTGGCCGACCCCAAGGGAGCGCGCGCCTACGCCGCCGCGTTCGCCAAGGCCGGCAAGGAGAACAAGGGCGTCAAGGCCTACAAGGCCTACGGGACCACCATGATGGTGGCGCTGATGAACACCGCCGGGGCCTTCCCGGCCAAATACTGGAGCCAGGGCACCTGCGACCACTGGCCAAGGATCAGCGGGGAGACCTTCCACAAGGAGCACGAGGTCACGCCCCACGCCTGCCTCAAGTGTTTCATGGCCTGCGGGCGCATGGCCAAGCTGGTCAAGGGCCGCCACCAGGGGCTGGTGCTGGAGGGCCCCGAATACGAGACCATCTACGCCTTCGGCGGCCTGTGCATGATCGAGGAGATGGACGAGATCGTCTGGCTCAACGACCTGTGCGACCGCCTCGGCATGGACACCATCAGCGCCGGGAACCTCTGCGCCCTGGCCATCGAGGCCTGCCGAAGGGGGAAGTTGAACCTGGGCCTGGACTACGGCGACTTCGAGGGAGTGGGCAGGCTCATCCACGAGATCGCGGAACGCAGGGGAGTAGGCGAACTCATGGCCGAGGGCATCGTGCCCACGGCCGAGGAATGGGGCCTCTCAGACCTGGCTATCCACGTCAAGGGCATGGAGCCCCCCGGCTACGACCCACGGGTGCTCAAGGGCATGGGCCTGGCCTACGGCACCTCCCCCAGGGGGGCCTGCCACCTGCGCACCACGTTCTACAAGCCCGAGCTGGCCGGCTTCATCCCTCCGGACGCCATCGAGGGCAAGGCCGAGATGCTCACCGACTACGAGGACCGCCTCACCATCTTCGACACGCTTGTCCTCTGCCGCTTCTACCGTGACATGTACACCTGGGAGGAGTTGGAGAAGGCTGTGGGCCTGGTCACGGGGCTGGATGCCTCCAAGGGGGAACTCAGGCGCAAGGCGGCCCGCGTGCTGAACCTCACCCGGGAGTTCAACCTGCGCGAAGGCCTGACCATCAAGGACGACCGGCTGCCCGGCCGCCTGCACCGCGAGGCCCTGCCGGACGGCCGGACCCTGACCGAGGCCGAGATGGAACGCCTGCTGGGCGACTATTACCGCCTGCGGGGCTGGAGACCGGACGGAACGCTGCCCTAG
- a CDS encoding zinc ribbon domain-containing protein, whose product MYQKQIEQLVILQQIDGEMISLTAEVENAPKEIASLEKKCRDVEAQRDQVREKLGYLTDQLSRLETDIEDDHVRMKKSKSKMMMVGNSKEYNAMVREMDSLEKLNRSRDEEKVAFAEEVERQTTADRELSEQTEALRADLETAQAGLKTRLDAAGKRIAELSEQRTHACGVIPKPILSRYEFIRSRLANPVIVSVTNGVCSGCNISIPPQAFIELQKGQQILSCPNCQRLIYWDQHIMSQEKAEEAQEA is encoded by the coding sequence ATGTATCAGAAACAGATCGAACAGTTGGTGATTCTGCAGCAGATCGACGGCGAAATGATCTCCCTCACCGCCGAAGTGGAGAACGCTCCCAAGGAGATCGCCTCACTTGAAAAGAAGTGCCGCGATGTCGAGGCCCAGCGCGACCAGGTTCGCGAAAAGCTCGGCTACCTGACGGACCAGCTCTCCCGCCTGGAGACCGACATCGAGGACGACCACGTCCGGATGAAGAAATCCAAGAGCAAGATGATGATGGTGGGCAACTCCAAGGAATACAACGCCATGGTGCGTGAGATGGACAGCCTGGAGAAGCTCAATCGCTCCCGCGACGAGGAGAAGGTGGCCTTCGCCGAAGAGGTCGAGCGCCAGACCACGGCGGACCGCGAGCTCTCCGAACAGACCGAAGCGCTGCGCGCCGACCTCGAGACCGCCCAGGCCGGGCTGAAGACCCGCCTTGACGCGGCCGGGAAGCGCATCGCGGAGCTCTCCGAGCAGCGCACCCACGCCTGCGGCGTGATCCCCAAGCCCATCCTGTCGCGCTACGAGTTCATCCGTTCGCGCCTGGCCAACCCGGTCATCGTGTCGGTGACCAACGGCGTGTGCTCGGGCTGCAACATCTCCATCCCGCCCCAGGCGTTCATCGAGCTGCAGAAGGGCCAGCAGATTCTCTCCTGCCCCAACTGCCAGCGCCTGATCTACTGGGACCAGCACATCATGAGCCAGGAGAAGGCCGAGGAAGCCCAGGAGGCCTAG
- the ispD gene encoding 2-C-methyl-D-erythritol 4-phosphate cytidylyltransferase: MNVWTILLAAGSGSRMAPAKLGASKQFLDAGGEPVFWKAARPFARVPQVRGMVFALPPAELEAMLPKLEALDADNPLGLAWKAVAGGARRQDSLENALAALPPGCTHVLVHDAARCFITPEVILRVVAALEDGAPAVVPAVPVKDTIKQVEAGVVTATPDRSRLMAVQTPQGVALNVLREGFALAAREGIDVTDDASLAEALGMSVRVVAGSEDNVKLTTPEDLRLLGAQAPPMLLPRVGFGYDVHRYAPPETPEGEGVRSMVLGCAPIPGAPRVLAHSDGDVLLHALADAMLGCLCAGDIGQHFPDSDPRFSGLASSVLVSEVLARFAPAGLTLVHVDLTIVAQIPKIGPHREHIRRNVAALLGLPLGSVNVKATTEEKLGFTGSGQGIKAYATATAVGRATA, encoded by the coding sequence ATGAACGTCTGGACCATCCTTCTGGCGGCCGGAAGCGGCTCGCGCATGGCCCCCGCCAAGCTCGGGGCAAGCAAACAGTTCCTGGACGCGGGCGGCGAGCCCGTGTTCTGGAAGGCCGCCCGCCCCTTCGCCCGCGTGCCTCAGGTGCGCGGCATGGTCTTCGCCCTGCCCCCGGCCGAGCTTGAAGCCATGCTCCCCAAGCTGGAGGCTCTGGACGCGGACAACCCCCTCGGCCTGGCCTGGAAGGCCGTGGCTGGCGGCGCGCGCCGCCAGGACTCGCTGGAGAACGCGCTGGCCGCCCTGCCCCCCGGCTGCACCCACGTGCTCGTGCACGACGCCGCACGATGCTTCATAACACCCGAGGTGATCCTGCGCGTGGTCGCGGCCCTGGAAGACGGCGCCCCCGCCGTGGTGCCCGCCGTGCCCGTGAAGGACACCATCAAGCAGGTGGAGGCCGGGGTGGTGACCGCCACGCCGGACCGCAGCCGCCTCATGGCCGTGCAGACTCCCCAGGGCGTCGCATTGAACGTATTGCGCGAAGGGTTCGCCCTGGCCGCGCGCGAAGGCATCGACGTCACCGACGACGCGAGCCTGGCCGAGGCGCTGGGCATGTCCGTGCGCGTGGTCGCCGGCTCGGAGGACAACGTGAAGCTGACCACCCCGGAGGACCTGCGCCTGCTCGGCGCTCAGGCTCCGCCCATGCTCCTGCCCCGCGTGGGCTTCGGCTACGACGTGCACCGCTACGCCCCGCCCGAGACCCCCGAGGGCGAAGGCGTGCGCTCCATGGTGCTGGGCTGCGCGCCCATCCCAGGCGCGCCGCGCGTGCTGGCCCACTCCGACGGGGACGTGCTCCTGCACGCCCTGGCAGACGCCATGCTGGGCTGCCTCTGCGCGGGCGACATCGGGCAGCACTTCCCGGACAGCGACCCGCGCTTCAGCGGCTTGGCCAGCTCCGTGCTGGTCAGCGAGGTGCTGGCCAGGTTCGCGCCCGCCGGGCTGACCCTGGTGCACGTGGACCTGACCATCGTGGCCCAGATTCCCAAGATCGGCCCCCACCGTGAGCACATCCGCCGCAACGTGGCCGCGCTGCTGGGCCTGCCTCTGGGCAGCGTGAACGTGAAGGCCACCACCGAGGAGAAGCTCGGCTTCACGGGCTCCGGCCAGGGCATCAAGGCCTACGCCACGGCCACCGCCGTGGGCCGCGCCACTGCTTGA
- a CDS encoding Nif3-like dinuclear metal center hexameric protein — translation MNIRDIFAAIEHAAPAHMAAQWDRCGVQVASPVTEVTRLAVALDPTSTTIEHALGWGAQMVLTHHPLGKTPRLPDTLGDHRAALKLLLTSDAWLVAAHTTLDCAPGGPAAWLADELGLTGRSIVDPQGATPRVMAFYREVATDGFEGLNLPSDIDVGRLHFDRDALRHAPQGFSCPETDWPKLRAYLEANEDVTGLAGVVRLAEPGEPFGYGLVGSLPSPLAWEAFLAALRRAVPRSFYTFIGAQPETVSTVAYCTGSGSSCAAKAFARGADVFITGDVTHHAALDIEPLGLTIDVGHRSLEEEMMRRLAGDFAGRFSEKGLEVRFFPSADPMRAVLNPA, via the coding sequence ATGAACATCCGCGACATCTTCGCCGCCATCGAGCACGCCGCTCCGGCCCACATGGCCGCCCAATGGGACCGCTGCGGCGTGCAGGTTGCCTCCCCCGTGACTGAAGTCACACGCCTCGCCGTGGCCCTGGACCCCACGTCCACGACCATTGAGCATGCCTTGGGCTGGGGGGCGCAGATGGTGCTCACCCACCATCCCCTGGGCAAGACCCCGCGCCTGCCCGACACGCTGGGCGACCACCGCGCGGCGCTCAAGCTGCTGCTTACGAGCGACGCCTGGCTGGTGGCCGCGCACACAACCCTCGACTGCGCTCCCGGCGGCCCCGCCGCCTGGCTGGCTGACGAACTCGGCCTGACAGGCCGGTCCATCGTCGACCCCCAGGGCGCCACGCCGCGCGTGATGGCCTTCTACCGCGAGGTGGCCACCGACGGTTTCGAAGGGCTGAACCTCCCTTCCGACATCGACGTGGGCAGGCTCCATTTCGACCGCGACGCCCTGCGCCACGCGCCTCAAGGGTTCTCCTGCCCGGAGACGGACTGGCCGAAGCTGCGCGCCTACCTGGAAGCCAACGAGGACGTCACCGGCCTGGCGGGCGTGGTGCGCCTGGCCGAACCCGGTGAGCCGTTCGGCTACGGACTTGTGGGCAGTCTGCCCTCCCCGCTGGCCTGGGAGGCCTTCCTTGCCGCTTTGCGCCGGGCTGTGCCCCGGAGTTTCTATACCTTCATTGGAGCGCAGCCCGAGACCGTGAGCACCGTGGCCTACTGCACCGGCTCCGGGTCGTCCTGCGCGGCCAAGGCGTTCGCCAGAGGGGCGGACGTCTTCATTACAGGTGACGTGACCCATCACGCCGCCCTGGACATCGAACCCCTGGGCCTGACCATCGACGTCGGGCACAGGAGCCTTGAAGAAGAGATGATGCGGCGTCTGGCCGGCGATTTTGCCGGACGTTTTTCCGAAAAGGGGCTCGAGGTCCGCTTCTTCCCAAGCGCGGACCCCATGCGCGCGGTCCTCAACCCCGCCTAG